TCCAGGCGGTCCTTGATCCCTGCGTAGAACGCATCGACCTCCCCAGGCCGCTCAATATTGAGTTTGATAAACGTCCGCCGTTCCTGGGGCGCCGTGATGATGTCCGGCTCGTCGGCCAGTAAGCCCGCTACGACAATCCGCGCGACTTCCTCCGCCGTCTGGTAAATGAACCCCAACTCCGGCCCGGCGGCGTTGCTCTCCATCATGGCGGTGCGGGTCGCTCCCGGGTAGACGGTGTGGACGCTGACGCCCTCACCCAGCAATTCGCGCCGCAGGGACTCCCCGAAGCGCGCGAGGCCTGCCTTGGTGGCGGCATAGACCTGGTAGAAGGGGCCGCCAACCAGGCCGAACCCGCTGGAAATATTGACCACCGCGCCCTGGCCGCCAGCCCGCAGGGCCGGGAGCGCCAGGCGCGTGAGCAGAATTGGGGTGATGAGGTTCAGGTTGATCATGGCCTGAATGTCTTCCGAGCTGAGGTTCTCAAGACGGCCGGCGCGGACGTTCCCTGCATTGTTGACCAGCATGTCGAGCTGACCGCATGTATCCAGCGCCTGTGAGATAGCCCGTTGCTGCACCACCGGATCGGTGATGTCACCCACGACGCCGGTCGCGTGTCCACCCTCGGAAGTGATACGGTCCAGCGTGGCTTGCAGGGCACCCTCGCGCCGGGCAACGAGTGTCAGGCGTGCGCCTTCACGCGCGAGGTGGTCGGCAAGGGTTGCCCCAATGCCGCCGCTGGCGCCAGTGATCAGAATGCTCCGTTTGATGAGGTTCATACGGTCACGCTCCTTTGGAGTTCCCGGTTCCCGCGATAATAATGTCCTCAGGATTGGAACGCTGCGAACAGGACGCCAGTCAGGAGCCCGAACATCAGGTGACCCATAAGTGGTGTCACGATATCCAGTGCGCCATAGTTCTCGTACGCGAGCCCTTGCGCACCAACGACGCCGGTTGTCGGATCGAGAGACGGTATTTCCGTGACGACCACCCAAGTCAGCCATCCATCATTCTTCAAACGACCCATCCATTCGTTGACCGGGACGGCGTTCCCCTCAATCAGGCCTGGGCGGGCGGCACGCCGGTCCTGGCCATGAATGGGAACCGCTGGGTCGGCTCGGGGCACGGGGAACTGTTCGCCGACGCGCGCCCACGACTGGCTGCTGTACCACGCGATCAACCGAAACGACCCATACTTCGCGGGACCGACACGCATCAACAAGCGTCACCTGATGCTCGATCCCGTTGATTGGGTGGACGGCTGGCCGACCGTGCGCAACGGGCGTGGACCATCCGACCGTTCGCAGCAGGCGCCGCAGGCAGTCACTGCGTGCGCCTGGGCTGGTGTCCGTCGCTTTCACTGATCCTCCTGTAACTATGCCTGGCTTGTGCTGGCGCGGGAAGGGGTGAGGAGGGGAGAAGGGGGGCCTCCGCTCCTGAACCAATGACGTGGTTAAGGCACACAAGCAGGGGTCTGCGTAGCAACCATATGCGGAACACATCCTAGGTATTGACTGGTCACCTCAGTGTGTGAGCCGCCGTCGACATGAGGTGGCGGGACAAGCGTGGCTTCAGCGGAAGTACATCTGGACGGCGTCCTGACGACTCCCGTTCTTCTCGTAGATGCGGCGCATGCCGTCGTTGCCCTGTTCAGTCCCGCCCCCGTGCATGGTGAACCGTTCGGCCGCGCGGGCCAGCATGTGCGCGTGGAGGCGCGTACCGTAGCCTTGACCTCGGGCGTCCGGGTGCACGCCGAGCATGTTCAGGTTGGCCCAGCCAGGTCGGGTGCTGGGGCCGAACGCTCCCAGGGCGACGGGGTGTCCATCCGTGTCAGGCAAGGCCACCAGCGTCCAGCCTTCCTTGCAGCTCCAGTCCGGGTGGCCTAGCGTGTCCATCAGCCTGGTGATCTCGGGCTGCCTTACGAGGTGCGCACCCCCCTCCATGGCATCAGGCACAAGAGGGTAAACACGCGTGCGAAGGTCCGTCTCGTACATCACATGAACCGGGGCGTCGCTGACCCACCCTGCCGCCAACACAGCTTCTGCATCCAATGGCGCGAGGCTGTCCTGCAGGAGCAACTTACGCCCCTCCCCACCGTGCTCGCGGATGGCGCGGGCGAGCGCCGTGATGCCCGCGGGGGCCACATCCTGGCGAATGCGGGGAAAGACGGGCACCTGCGGGGGAGCGGCCAGAGAGGCCGCCCCTTCAACGCCGCGCTCGGAACGCAGGATCAGGAACTGCTGGTGTGCCTCCTTGCCTTCAGCGACCTGGGCCTGCATTGCGCTCAGGCGCCGCTCGGCCTCCTCGCGGTCTGGATCAAGGACATAGATGTCGGTGAGCGTGTCCAGCGTGGGCGTGTGAACTGAGTAGGTATTCAAGAGGTGACCTCAAGGGGCAGGTCACCAGCAGGCCGTCGGGACCGTGTCAGGGACGGCGCGAGGTGACCAGGAAGAGAGTGAACGGGACAACGTGGGCAGCATGGCGGGTTCGCTTCATGGGGACCTCCGAGGACAGCAGAATGCTGGCAGCCTACAGGGTGTGCGGCCCGGCAGTGGACGAGTTTGCCGACCCGTCCTCCTGGAAAGCCATCTGGCTTAGTTCGTGCCCCGTCCACCTGGCGCATACCGCGCTCCCGTTCCGTGCGTAGACTGCTCGGCATGAACACGCCCCGCTTCCATCATCCTCACCTCGCGCCGCTTCCCGCTGGCCGCCTGGAGGATCTGGAGCTGCCGCGCGTGTGTCCCCCTGAGCGTGGTGACCATCCAGACCGCCAGCGAGATCCGCGAGAGCCTCTCGCCTGTCCGGAACACCGGCTGCCGGCCTGAGACCGCGCGCGTGCGAATCTGGCTTCCGTGAACTCCTGCTCCACACCGAGGCGACATAGGGAAGTGGACCAACCCAGACCTCTGCAAAAGGTCGAATCGGCAGTTCGAATCTGCCTGTCGCCTCCCCCTGGCCTCATGGTGGAGTGGTTCAACACGTCTGACTTTCACTCAGAAGAGCGCCGGTTCGAATCCGGCTGAGGTCACCACACGGTTCTGTAGCGCAGCGGTAGCGCGCCCGGTTGTCAGCCGGAGGGTCGCGGGTTCGACTCCCGTCGGGACCGCCAATTCATAGGAGCGTGGCGCAATTGGCAGACGCGCACGACTCAGACTCGTGTTGTTGAGGGTTCGACTCCTTCCGCTCCTACCAACGGAAAGGCCTGTCCTTTCCATACGTGGTGATCATCGTCCAGTGGCAGGACGCCTGACTGTGCATCAGGAAACACCAGTTCGACCCTGGTTGATCACCCCAACACGTCAGGAAGTAGCTCAGTCCGCGCAGAGCACTCGCTTTGGGAGTGAGGGGCCGCAGGTTCGAATCCTGTCTTCCTGACCAGTCAATGAAGCGCGCCCATGCCGGGGCGCGCTTCCTCTGCCCTGCCTTCTCAGGCCATGAGCGCGGCGCGACTTCGCCACGCTTGACCGTACCGCAGACGGCGTCGTCATCATCGACGGGCCCCTTGCAGAATTAGTTGAGCTTCCAGAACCTAGAATCAACCCATGCAAACCGAGGACGACACCGATGGCCCTACCGCCCTGCGGTCCTCAATTCAGCATCGGCTCAGGGGTACCCATCTCCTCCAGGCTGGAGAGAGAGGGAGCGCCCGGCTCGAACACATGCAGGTGTGTCCGAAAGGACGGTCCCATATCCAGCACCGCGAGTGCTTCTACGGTCATCCGGTGGTGGCTGAGGGTCTGATCACCCGCCTGGTAGTGCGGCGCGTCGAAGTAATTGTCCGACAGGTGCTCGCACAGGCCCAGGCGTGCGTGAGGGCAACCGGGAAGATTCAATTGGGAAGCGATGTAGGTGTACTCGGACCCGTCACGCGTGTCGCGCTGCTTGAGCAGGAGGGAGGTGTTCAATCCGTGGGTGACCGCGTCCTGGATCCAGGGCACGTACAGATCCAGCCGGGACCGTTCTCGGCTGTGTAGGCCGCTGATCACGCAGTCGCGTCCGGCCACCTGGAGGGCCACGGCGCCCAGATTCAGGCTGCACGCGTGTGCGGGAGGTTCCTCGCCCGACGTCCCTTCATGCTGATCATCCGTCTGCGGTGCCCTGACCAGAAGTTCTGCGGGGATGTGCGCGCGGACGGTCAGAAAGGGCGTGTCCGGGCCTGACGGGCCGGGCTGCACCTGCGCCCCCTGCTGCATGAGGTGAGCCGCGTACTGGGAGACAAATGCCTTCGGCGGGTCCGGGGTCTGGCCGGGCCAGTTCTCCTGTTGCCAGTTCGCTGGATGGTTCATCAGGGCACTGAGGTCTACGGCCTGCTGTGCCGGGTGCTGAGCTGTGCTGGGCAGCTGGACCCAGACTTCAGCCAGCGGGTGGCCGGCGACGTCCTGGGCGATCAGGCGCAGCATCATTTCGGCGCGGGTCTCCATGCGCTGGCTTGTTTTGCTTCGCCGGAACATGGGCGTCAGTGTACGTGGGGAGGCGAGGACTTATGGCTACAGCTTGGTCGCGAGGTGGAACGGGGCGCAGCCGATTACAGGTGCGGCCGGATCGCTGTCCGAATGGCCTCCACCGTGTTCGTGGTGTGCGGGTTCAGGTGCAGCACCGTCACGGCCGTAGGACTTCGTGGAGAGAACAAGCGCGAGGACCGGGTGCGACGAATGCTGATCCACCAGCACGTAATCGAAGGTTTTACTTCTGTGCATGTCCAGCGATCCTGGCGAGCCTGGTTCGGTGAAGGTCAGCGCGACGCAGTCTTCGAGGAACATGTGGGGTCGGAGGTCATAGGGGAAGTTCTGGAGGGCCGTGCGGAGTTTGGTTTCAAACTGGTCGCTGATGCGTGCGCCGTGAGGGCGAGGCGGTGCTGCAGCGATGGGGGTGTGGTCGGACTGGACGGGGCGCGGGCGACGGAACTTGAGCACCCCTCACCCTAACAGGGCTCGTACTTCATTTCTGGAGAAAAAACCCCCGCCGAACAGGCTAAATGAACCGCCGGTACAACGACGGTGAGGGAAGGCATTCGAAGCCCGTTTCGAGGCCCAGTTCGCCTGCCGCATACGCTCCACCTATTTTCGTTTATTTGATCTTGATCTTACTAAGAGAATTGATTCTGTAACCATGCGGTAAGTCGGTCTTGGTCGACCGTATCTCGGTCATCGACCAATCATCAGTGGGATTCTTTGGGTGCTGCGAACTGGCGCGCCCTGGCGGGATGTTCCTGTCCCACGGTTACCTCAACCCACTCCCAACCAGGATGACTCGTATCTGCCACCGCCAGCGGCAGGCGGGCGTGATGTTCAGGACTCCTCGGAACTCGTCCGGTCCGCCCAGAAGGCGAGTGTCCGCTGCACCACCTCGGTGTACGCATCCAGGCCCATGGGGGTCGTGATGAAGTCCGTCGCCCCCGCCAGCAGGCACTGCTGAACGTCCGTCTCGGCCGCGGAACTGCTTAGCACCAGCACCGGCAACTCCTTCCAGGCCACGTCCTGCCGCATGACGGTCAGGAACTCCACGACATTCATACGGAAGGTACTGCCGTCGAGCAGCACCACCCGCGGCCGGGGGGCCCTCTCGTACGGCGGCTGACGGTTCAGGAAGGCCAAGGCGGATACGCCATCGGGAACTACATGCAGCGTCAACGTGGGCAGGAAATCCTCCACGGCCAGCTGCATCAGCAGCACATCAGACGGACTATCCTCCACCAGCAGGACATCAAACATGGACGCGTTGCTCAGGGCGGCAGAACTCAGGGAGGCCGTGTGGACGGCCGTAACGTCATCGGTGGGCATGGAGCCACTCCAGAAAGGGGAGAAAAGCATCCGGAGGTGGCTTCAAGACCAGGGATGAAGCTGAAGGTCAGCAGGAATTTCCAGTCTACATCAAGCCCAGGAACACGCTTGACCGACGAGAACGCCTTACGGAATCAGGGGCGCAGCGGCGCAGGGGAAAGGAACCCCGCTCGGCTTCTCAGAATTCGGTTGCAAGGATGCAGGCGGCCCAGGGCAGACAACCCACACTCCTGGCGGCCCAGAAGGCGTGCGTCCGCTGCACCAAGGGTCATGTGGAACTTCCTGTGCCATGTTTCCCTTAACTTTCTGGCGGGCAGTCCCGCTCCAGGTTCTCGTGCGGGGTTGACCGTCTCGCACCTTGAGGAGCTGGATCTGGCGTATGCACCGCCGTTCAACAGCGTCTGGGATCCAGTGGAGGCAGCAGCGACTCGGGTGACACGCCGCGCAAAAGAGAAATGAAAGCCGGGGGCGGCGGAGCGCTCGAGGAGGTTGCAGGAAGCGGTTCGTGATGATGCACCCGGCGGCGCGGATGGACGCAACGACAATGTCCGTGATGAATGCATGATC
Above is a window of Deinococcus malanensis DNA encoding:
- a CDS encoding GNAT family N-acetyltransferase yields the protein MNTYSVHTPTLDTLTDIYVLDPDREEAERRLSAMQAQVAEGKEAHQQFLILRSERGVEGAASLAAPPQVPVFPRIRQDVAPAGITALARAIREHGGEGRKLLLQDSLAPLDAEAVLAAGWVSDAPVHVMYETDLRTRVYPLVPDAMEGGAHLVRQPEITRLMDTLGHPDWSCKEGWTLVALPDTDGHPVALGAFGPSTRPGWANLNMLGVHPDARGQGYGTRLHAHMLARAAERFTMHGGGTEQGNDGMRRIYEKNGSRQDAVQMYFR
- a CDS encoding SDR family NAD(P)-dependent oxidoreductase, which gives rise to MNLIKRSILITGASGGIGATLADHLAREGARLTLVARREGALQATLDRITSEGGHATGVVGDITDPVVQQRAISQALDTCGQLDMLVNNAGNVRAGRLENLSSEDIQAMINLNLITPILLTRLALPALRAGGQGAVVNISSGFGLVGGPFYQVYAATKAGLARFGESLRRELLGEGVSVHTVYPGATRTAMMESNAAGPELGFIYQTAEEVARIVVAGLLADEPDIITAPQERRTFIKLNIERPGEVDAFYAGIKDRLEEAVKDHSSL
- a CDS encoding response regulator, translated to MPTDDVTAVHTASLSSAALSNASMFDVLLVEDSPSDVLLMQLAVEDFLPTLTLHVVPDGVSALAFLNRQPPYERAPRPRVVLLDGSTFRMNVVEFLTVMRQDVAWKELPVLVLSSSAAETDVQQCLLAGATDFITTPMGLDAYTEVVQRTLAFWADRTSSEES